One window from the genome of Anopheles merus strain MAF chromosome 3R, AmerM5.1, whole genome shotgun sequence encodes:
- the LOC121596847 gene encoding restin homolog isoform X3, whose protein sequence is METEANAPEPAPPAANGEETSTPVQPPAPANGGAGVVVVGGSGIQPPKVRALPKPSGIRPPTANLHGGSTTSLASTSSQLTAAPSTTSSSAGAAATRIGRLCTGHTPPKAGPPPPEPKLPTTFDSKMRRPSDSDYNKTHLPDVDEESETDLAFERPISARSSHSPDSGFRSSRSDRKTSNQGAVLTADTDSFIIGQRVWVGGIRPGQIAYIGETHFAPGEWAGVVLDEPNGKNDGSVAGKRYFQCEAKKGVFSRLTRLTREPLANAGGGGGDSTASTPLDASFRSLTSPARSGTVSPTHSVQSYASKSPAMAGKAASLNVGDRVIVSSGFGSRPGMLKFIGETQFASGTWCGVQLDEASGKNDGTVDGVRYFECPAKYGIFVPIAKVTLSPSARKTSSRLSRANSKESLNSLATMSSIATTATSRLRMSAQRKSTVSAVPSTPKSSFSLQDVLREKQNHIEQLMQEREIDREETANQSIMYQKNIQQLKEKVTLLEKSLADEKRRNEDLQFSVDEATFCGEELNGKIQNSVRAQTQVFKEKIADLEAQLAAGGAAGTPNEPTQPGVPPEEINAVRAELNAEIDKLKAEILAKDQKLHLTEELKRSLENEIQNLHEKVADAERAAASKLSALTISEECLKEQINYLEHRVDEQSDQLTVKDAELEKLYLALKNAESEQEERLAALQDELRSKKDLLAERDQQVQLLEQTAEELRADVRQRDLKTVELESDLRAKLQEQGTSSSKLALKLSELEVALVEVNASKTHLERDLTNATQTIKVLEEDRSVKEKAAQEVQSKLTASEAALQTEIAARQEQESLAQKLQRDLQSLATSGESSAALLAAKQEELSNQAIQLQELEAEKVKVQQELTSLQQKFEQSRTEHEQLIAEVHALADAERNTIAELRKQLQTSEQENLAKDKQLEESEVLVSALQNELKELNVSKVSLNQELTAIKASFADKDGTLANILQEKTDLEKQLEESKQELASKVKQLEEDLRNRADTLRKELEMSASTAQQQLSAKQEEVTQLSQAREELQKQLEAAQQQMKDVSDKMKLAEDTIATQTNESQSLNQQLSSLRSELSSRDEQLAKLNASLTESVAREEAGGKKLGEAVEQYGKLEIEHADLRRKMDALEQKSAQVQQQKLDLERELDLQRSSTLDSNSELAKLTDELKAKQRALDELRDSYDTLKIETERRADESAQAHAALQEQVERVRQEMQQISDQKIIQENELNTELRKIKELAEQEQDNLVRTIAELKVSFEQERQRIDSEHVVELAKSVSEREQQMAAMKSELEGALGELKAQLEDTRTESKKLQELNETAVRAAKEQEESLQKQLQQSREESSTLQQRLDELRQSMEQGSQDLTVQIDQKAQRIVELEQELDEQRTLQQKRSAEVAEMVAKLEENGKSYAEMLQQLQESYTQIEALKKAKSESEEACQQVQQRLQDLNSSYSEMEEEQVDLVSREETLRKELAQLQEQMQQAAGEQKERYDAVVSKNEELLKQLESTSSAKGATETELIALKQELETKSTSLGELHAKVEELNAQLQTKATLEQQVQSLEQSVSAKDASILDLSGKVEHLQKQITSSDAKIVEKEEELKQLQTASATKETQLKDLQQQLEAMQKTLTDSTELSKRTAAETSELLAALEKSRTTVKEQEDRQKEQQRRIAELETKLAAQATQFDKLLDRKKSAETEYSHRTHDLSQKLLELESAKKQEIDELQQRLDELMQRVETQVSEAAQTVSSKRAVEKRQHELECAKKDLELRETELQLANRRLEKDNEQLRSQLVLKESELTKLAKAATAAATAADNSGSVPNRGVSVTSESKEDDSGAQIDFLNSIIVDMQRKNEKLTLRIQALESTSADSHNMSFDIQKRKPAPRVFCDICDEFDLHETEDCPKQCSDSPPESLKHPSDGKERKVPPPRKYCESCEVFGHEIGECPDDETY, encoded by the exons TACCTACGACATTCGACAGTAAAATGAGACGACCGAGCGATTCCGACTATAACAAAACACATCTGCCAG ATGTGGACGAAGAAAGCGAAACCGATCTGGCGTTCGAGCGGCCCATCTCCGCCAGATCGTCCCACTCGCCGGACTCTGGGTTCCGGAGCAGTCGCTCCGATCGTAAGACTTCCA ATCAGGGCGCAGTGCTGACGGCGGACACGGACAGCTTCATCATCGGGCAGCGCGTCTGGGTCGGCGGCATCCGCCCGGGCCAGATTGCGTACATCGGCGAGACACACTTTGCGCCGGGCGAATGGGCCGGCGTCGTGCTGGACGAGCCGAACGGCAAGAACGATGGGTCGGTCGCCGGCAAGCGCTACTTCCAGTGCGAAGCGAAGAAGGGCGTCTTTTCGCGCCTGACGCGCCTAACGCGCGAACCGCTGGCGAATgcgggcggtggcggcggtgacTCGACCGCCTCCACGCCGCTCGATGCGAGCTTCCGGTCGCTGACGTCACCGGCCCGGTCCGGCACCGTTTCGCCCACGCACAGCGTCCAGAGCTATGCCAGCAAATCGCCAGCGATGGCCGGAA AGGCCGCCTCACTGAACGTCGGCGACCGGGTGATCGTCTCGTCCGGGTTCGGGTCGCGCCCGGGCATGCTGAAGTTTATCGGCGAAACGCAGTTCGCCAGCGGCACCTGGTGCGGCGTCCAGCTGGACGAGGCGAGCGGCAAGAACGACGGCACGGTGGACGGTGTCAG ATACTTCGAGTGTCCGGCCAAGTACGGCATCTTTGTGCCGATTGCCAAGGTGACGCTGTCGCCGTCGGCCCGCAAAACCTCATCCCGGCTGTCCCGGGCCAACTCGAAGGAGTCGCTCAACTCGCTGGCCACGATGAGCTCGATCGCGACCACGGCCACCTCCCGGCTCCGGATGAGCGCACAG AGGAAATCCACGGTCAGCGCTGTGCCCTCGACACCGAAATCTTCCTTTTCGCTTCAG GATGTCCTACGGGAGAAACAGAATCACATCGAGCAGCTAATGCAGGAGCGGGAAATCGATCGCGAGGAAACAGCCAACCAATCGATTATGTACCAGAAGAACATCCAACAG CTGAAGGAAAAGGTGACCCTGCTGGAAAAATCGCTCGCCGACGAGAAGCGCCGCAACGAGGACCTACAGTTCAGCGTGGACGAAGCAACGTTCTGCGGCGAAGAGCTAAAC ggaaaaattcaaaattcagTACGC GCTCAAACACAAGTGTTCAAAGAAAAAATAGCCGATTTGGAGGCACAGCTGGCGGCTGGCGGAGCTGCAGGAACGCCCAACGAGCCAACACAGCCAGGAGTACCACCAGAAGAAATCAACG CCGTTCGGGCAGAGCTGAACGCCGAAATCGATAAGCTGAAGGCGGAAATACTTGCCAAGGATCAGAAGCTGCATCTGACTGAAGAGTTGAAGCGTTCGCTCGAGAACGAGATCCAGAACCTGCACGAGAAGGTGGCCGATGCGGAGCGAGCCGCTGCCAGCAAACTCTCCGCACTCACGATCAGCGAAGAGTGCCTGAAGGAGCAGATCAACTACCTCGAGCACCGGGTGGACGAGCAGAGCGACCAGCTCACGGTGAAGGATGCCGAGCTGGAGAAACTGTATCTGGCGCTCAAGAATGCCGAAAGTGAGCAGGAAGAGCGGCTGGCCGCCCTGCAGGATGAGTTGCGCTCCAAGAAGGATCTGCTGGCCGAGCGGGACCAACAAGTGCAGCTGCTCGAGCAAACGGCGGAGGAGCTGCGGGCCGATGTGCGGCAGCGCGACCTGAAGACGGTGGAGCTGGAAAGTGACCTTAGGGCGAAGCTACAGGAACAGGGTACCTCCAGCAGCAAGTTGGCGTTGAAGCTGTCCGAGCTGGAGGTGGCGCTTGTGGAGGTGAATGCTTCCAAGACCCACCTCGAGCGGGACCTCACGAACGCAACGCAGACAATCAAGGTGCTTGAGGAGGACCGCAGTGTGAAGGAAAAGGCGGCCCAGGAAGTGCAATCGAAGCTAACTGCGAGTGAAGCGGCACTGCAGACGGAAATCGCTGCACGACAGGAGCAAGAATCGCTGGCGCAAAAGCTGCAGCGCGATCTGCAATCGCTTGCAACAAGCGGTGAGAGTAGTGCGGCACTGCTGGCCGCAAAGCAGGAGGAACTGTCCAATCAGGCCATACAGCTGCAAGAGCTCGAGGCGGAGAAGGTCAAGGTGCAGCAGGAGCTGACCTCACTGCAGCAAAAGTTCGAACAATCGCGCACCGAGCATGAGCAGCTGATAGCGGAGGTGCATGCTCTTGCCGATGCGGAACGGAACACTATTGCCGAGCTGCGCAAGCAATTGCAAACTTCAGAACAGGAAAACCTTGCCAAAGACAAACAGCTGGAGGAGAGCGAGGTGCTCGTGAGTGCGCTCCAGAACGAGCTGAAGGAACTGAACGTCTCCAAGGTCAGCCTAAACCAGGAGCTGACGGCAATAAAGGCCAGCTTTGCGGACAAGGACGGTACGCTGGCGAACATCTTGCAAGAGAAGACAGATTTGGAGAAGCAGCTGGAAGAAAGTAAACAGGAGCTGGCATCGAAGGTGAAGCAGCTTGAGGAGGATCTGCGCAATCGTGCAGATACTTTGCGTAAAGAGCTCGAGATGAGTGCGTCAACTGCGCAACAGCAGCTGAGCGCAAAACAGGAAGAGGTAACGCAGCTGTCGCAGGCTAGAGAAGAGCTTCAGAAGCAACTCGAAGCTGCACAGCAGCAGATGAAGGATGTATCCGATAAGATGAAGCTGGCAGAAGACACGATTGCGACCCAAACGAACGAATCGCAATCCCTCAACCAGCAGCTCTCCTCTCTTCGCTCCGAGTTGAGTTCGAGGGATGAGCAGCTCGCCAAGCTCAACGCTTCTCTCACCGAAAGTGTGGCCCGCGAGGAAGCAGGTGGAAAGAAATTGGGCGAAGCGGTAGAGCAGTACGGCAAGCTTGAAATCGAACACGCCGACCTGCGTCGAAAGATGGACGCGCTGGAGCAAAAGTCCGCTCAGGTCCAACAGCAGAAGCTGGACCTCGAGCGGGAGCTCGATTTGCAACGCTCCAGCACGctcgactccaactccgagcTGGCAAAGCTCACGGACGAGCTGAAGGCGAAGCAGCGCGCACTGGACGAGCTGCGCGATAGTTACGATACGCTGAAAATTGAAACCGAACGGCGGGCGGATGAGAGTGCCCAGGCGCACGCAGCACTACAGGAGCAGGTGGAACGCGTGCGGCAAGAGATGCAGCAAATTTCCGACCAGAAGATCATCCAGGAGAACGAGCTCAACACGGAGCTGCGCAAGATTAAAGAGCTGGCCGAGCAGGAGCAGGACAATCTGGTGCGCACGATAGCGGAGTTGAAGGTGAGCTTCGAGCAGGAGCGACAACGCATTGACAGTGAGCATGTGGTCGAGCTGGCAAAGAGCGTGTCGGAGCGCGAGCAGCAAATGGCAGCTATGAAGAGTGAGCTTGAGGGCGCTCTCGGAGAGCTAAAGGCACAGCTCGAGGACACACGAACTGAGAGCAAAAAGCTACAAGAACTCAACGAAACTGCTGTTCGTGCTGCAAAGGAGCAGGAAGAGTCGCTTCAAAAGCAGCTACAGCAGAGCCGGGAAGAGTCCAGCACGCTGCAGCAACGGCTGGACGAGCTGCGGCAGTCGATGGAACAGGGCAGCCAGGACCTCACCGTACAGATCGACCAGAAAGCTCAGCGTATCGTTGAGCTCGAGCAGGAGCTGGACGAGCAGCGAACTCTGCAGCAGAAACGATCGGCCGAAGTGGCTGAGATGGTCGCAAAGCTCGAGGAAAACGGCAAATCGTATGCGGAAATGTTGCAACAGCTTCAAGAAAGCTACACCCAAATTGAAGCGCTGAAAAAGGCAAAATCGGAATCGGAGGAAGCTTGCCAGCAAGTGCAACAGCGGTTGCAAGACCTGAACAGCTCGTACAGCGAGATGGAAGAGGAGCAGGTCGATCTCGTGAGTCGCGAGGAGACATTGCGCAAGGAGCTGGCGCAGCTGCAAGAACAGATGCAGCAGGCTGCGGGCGAGCAGAAGGAACGGTATGATGCGGTTGTAAGCAAAAACGAGGAGCTGTTGAAACAGCTCGAGTCTACCTCTTCGGCCAAGGGAGCCACAGAAACTGAGCTTATTGCGCTCAAACAAGAGCTTGAGACCAAATCCACCTCTCTGGGTGAGCTGCACGCAAAGGTTGAGGAACTAAACGCTCAGTTGCAAACGAAGGCAACGCTGGAGCAACAGGTACAAAGTCTGGAGCAATCGGTTTCTGCCAAAGATGCGTCTATACTCGACCTTTCCGGCAAGGTGGAACACCTACAAAAGCAAATCACATCGAGCGATGCCAAAATTGttgaaaaagaggaagaacTTAAGCAGCTCCAGACAGCAAGTGCTACCAAGGAGACACAGCTAAAAGATCTACAGCAACAGCTAGAAGCGATGCAGAAAACTCTCACCGACAGCACAGAGCTCAGCAAACGCACCGCCGCAGAAACGAGCGAGCTGCTGGCAGCGCTGGAAAAGTCCCGCACCACCGTAAAAGAGCAGGAAGACCGACAgaaggagcagcagcggcgtaTCGCCGAACTGGAAACCAAGCTCGCCGCGCAAGCGACCCAGTTCGATAAGCTGCTCGATCGGAAGAAATCCGCCGAAACGGAGTACTCGCACCGTACGCACGACCTTTCCCAGAagctgctcgagctggagAGTGCCAAAAAGCAGGAGATCGACGAGCTGCAGCAACGGCTGGACGAGCTGATGCAGCGCGTCGAAACGCAGGTGTCCGAAGCGGCTCAAACCGTCAGCAGCAAGCGGGCGGTGGAGAAGCGCCAGCATGAGCTCGAGTGCGCCAAGAAGGATCTGGAGCTGCGCGAAACCGAACTGCAGCTGGCGAACCGTCGGCTCGAGAAGGACAACGAGCAGCTTCGCTCGCAGCTCGTCCTGAAGGAGAGTGAGCTGACGAAGCTGGCAAAGGCGGCCACTGCCGCAGCAACGGCAGCCGACAATTCTGGCAGCGTTCCGAACCGGGGGGTTAGCGTCACGAGCGAGTCTAAGGAAGACGATTCCGGAGCACAGATCGATTTCCTCAACTCGATCATCGTTGATATGCAGCGAAAGAATGAGAAGCTAACGCTGCGGATACAGGCGCTCGAGTCGACCAGTGCGGATAG TCACAACATGAGCTTTGATATTCAGAAACGTAAGCCGGCGCCGCGCGTGTTCTGTGACATCTGCGACGAGTTTGATCTGCACGAAACCGAGGACTGCCCGAAGCAGTGCTCCGACAGTCCGCCGGAATCGCTGAAGCATCCCTCGGACGGCAAGGAGCGCAAGGTGCCACCGCCAAGGAAGTACTGCGAAAGCTGCGAAG TGTTTGGTCATGAAATTGGCGAGTGTCCGGACGACGAGACGTACTAA
- the LOC121596847 gene encoding restin homolog isoform X8, producing METEANAPEPAPPAANGEETSTPVQPPAPANGGAGVVVVGGSGIQPPKVRALPKPSGIRPPTANLHGGSTTSLASTSSQLTAAPSTTSSSAGAAATRIGRLCTGHTPPKAGPPPPEPKHQGAVLTADTDSFIIGQRVWVGGIRPGQIAYIGETHFAPGEWAGVVLDEPNGKNDGSVAGKRYFQCEAKKGVFSRLTRLTREPLANAGGGGGDSTASTPLDASFRSLTSPARSGTVSPTHSVQSYASKSPAMAGKAASLNVGDRVIVSSGFGSRPGMLKFIGETQFASGTWCGVQLDEASGKNDGTVDGVRYFECPAKYGIFVPIAKVTLSPSARKTSSRLSRANSKESLNSLATMSSIATTATSRLRMSAQRKSTVSAVPSTPKSSFSLQDVLREKQNHIEQLMQEREIDREETANQSIMYQKNIQQLKEKVTLLEKSLADEKRRNEDLQFSVDEATFCGEELNGKIQNSVRAQTQVFKEKIADLEAQLAAGGAAGTPNEPTQPGVPPEEINAVRAELNAEIDKLKAEILAKDQKLHLTEELKRSLENEIQNLHEKVADAERAAASKLSALTISEECLKEQINYLEHRVDEQSDQLTVKDAELEKLYLALKNAESEQEERLAALQDELRSKKDLLAERDQQVQLLEQTAEELRADVRQRDLKTVELESDLRAKLQEQGTSSSKLALKLSELEVALVEVNASKTHLERDLTNATQTIKVLEEDRSVKEKAAQEVQSKLTASEAALQTEIAARQEQESLAQKLQRDLQSLATSGESSAALLAAKQEELSNQAIQLQELEAEKVKVQQELTSLQQKFEQSRTEHEQLIAEVHALADAERNTIAELRKQLQTSEQENLAKDKQLEESEVLVSALQNELKELNVSKVSLNQELTAIKASFADKDGTLANILQEKTDLEKQLEESKQELASKVKQLEEDLRNRADTLRKELEMSASTAQQQLSAKQEEVTQLSQAREELQKQLEAAQQQMKDVSDKMKLAEDTIATQTNESQSLNQQLSSLRSELSSRDEQLAKLNASLTESVAREEAGGKKLGEAVEQYGKLEIEHADLRRKMDALEQKSAQVQQQKLDLERELDLQRSSTLDSNSELAKLTDELKAKQRALDELRDSYDTLKIETERRADESAQAHAALQEQVERVRQEMQQISDQKIIQENELNTELRKIKELAEQEQDNLVRTIAELKVSFEQERQRIDSEHVVELAKSVSEREQQMAAMKSELEGALGELKAQLEDTRTESKKLQELNETAVRAAKEQEESLQKQLQQSREESSTLQQRLDELRQSMEQGSQDLTVQIDQKAQRIVELEQELDEQRTLQQKRSAEVAEMVAKLEENGKSYAEMLQQLQESYTQIEALKKAKSESEEACQQVQQRLQDLNSSYSEMEEEQVDLVSREETLRKELAQLQEQMQQAAGEQKERYDAVVSKNEELLKQLESTSSAKGATETELIALKQELETKSTSLGELHAKVEELNAQLQTKATLEQQVQSLEQSVSAKDASILDLSGKVEHLQKQITSSDAKIVEKEEELKQLQTASATKETQLKDLQQQLEAMQKTLTDSTELSKRTAAETSELLAALEKSRTTVKEQEDRQKEQQRRIAELETKLAAQATQFDKLLDRKKSAETEYSHRTHDLSQKLLELESAKKQEIDELQQRLDELMQRVETQVSEAAQTVSSKRAVEKRQHELECAKKDLELRETELQLANRRLEKDNEQLRSQLVLKESELTKLAKAATAAATAADNSGSVPNRGVSVTSESKEDDSGAQIDFLNSIIVDMQRKNEKLTLRIQALESTSADSHNMSFDIQKRKPAPRVFCDICDEFDLHETEDCPKQCSDSPPESLKHPSDGKERKVPPPRKYCESCEVFGHEIGECPDDETY from the exons ATCAGGGCGCAGTGCTGACGGCGGACACGGACAGCTTCATCATCGGGCAGCGCGTCTGGGTCGGCGGCATCCGCCCGGGCCAGATTGCGTACATCGGCGAGACACACTTTGCGCCGGGCGAATGGGCCGGCGTCGTGCTGGACGAGCCGAACGGCAAGAACGATGGGTCGGTCGCCGGCAAGCGCTACTTCCAGTGCGAAGCGAAGAAGGGCGTCTTTTCGCGCCTGACGCGCCTAACGCGCGAACCGCTGGCGAATgcgggcggtggcggcggtgacTCGACCGCCTCCACGCCGCTCGATGCGAGCTTCCGGTCGCTGACGTCACCGGCCCGGTCCGGCACCGTTTCGCCCACGCACAGCGTCCAGAGCTATGCCAGCAAATCGCCAGCGATGGCCGGAA AGGCCGCCTCACTGAACGTCGGCGACCGGGTGATCGTCTCGTCCGGGTTCGGGTCGCGCCCGGGCATGCTGAAGTTTATCGGCGAAACGCAGTTCGCCAGCGGCACCTGGTGCGGCGTCCAGCTGGACGAGGCGAGCGGCAAGAACGACGGCACGGTGGACGGTGTCAG ATACTTCGAGTGTCCGGCCAAGTACGGCATCTTTGTGCCGATTGCCAAGGTGACGCTGTCGCCGTCGGCCCGCAAAACCTCATCCCGGCTGTCCCGGGCCAACTCGAAGGAGTCGCTCAACTCGCTGGCCACGATGAGCTCGATCGCGACCACGGCCACCTCCCGGCTCCGGATGAGCGCACAG AGGAAATCCACGGTCAGCGCTGTGCCCTCGACACCGAAATCTTCCTTTTCGCTTCAG GATGTCCTACGGGAGAAACAGAATCACATCGAGCAGCTAATGCAGGAGCGGGAAATCGATCGCGAGGAAACAGCCAACCAATCGATTATGTACCAGAAGAACATCCAACAG CTGAAGGAAAAGGTGACCCTGCTGGAAAAATCGCTCGCCGACGAGAAGCGCCGCAACGAGGACCTACAGTTCAGCGTGGACGAAGCAACGTTCTGCGGCGAAGAGCTAAAC ggaaaaattcaaaattcagTACGC GCTCAAACACAAGTGTTCAAAGAAAAAATAGCCGATTTGGAGGCACAGCTGGCGGCTGGCGGAGCTGCAGGAACGCCCAACGAGCCAACACAGCCAGGAGTACCACCAGAAGAAATCAACG CCGTTCGGGCAGAGCTGAACGCCGAAATCGATAAGCTGAAGGCGGAAATACTTGCCAAGGATCAGAAGCTGCATCTGACTGAAGAGTTGAAGCGTTCGCTCGAGAACGAGATCCAGAACCTGCACGAGAAGGTGGCCGATGCGGAGCGAGCCGCTGCCAGCAAACTCTCCGCACTCACGATCAGCGAAGAGTGCCTGAAGGAGCAGATCAACTACCTCGAGCACCGGGTGGACGAGCAGAGCGACCAGCTCACGGTGAAGGATGCCGAGCTGGAGAAACTGTATCTGGCGCTCAAGAATGCCGAAAGTGAGCAGGAAGAGCGGCTGGCCGCCCTGCAGGATGAGTTGCGCTCCAAGAAGGATCTGCTGGCCGAGCGGGACCAACAAGTGCAGCTGCTCGAGCAAACGGCGGAGGAGCTGCGGGCCGATGTGCGGCAGCGCGACCTGAAGACGGTGGAGCTGGAAAGTGACCTTAGGGCGAAGCTACAGGAACAGGGTACCTCCAGCAGCAAGTTGGCGTTGAAGCTGTCCGAGCTGGAGGTGGCGCTTGTGGAGGTGAATGCTTCCAAGACCCACCTCGAGCGGGACCTCACGAACGCAACGCAGACAATCAAGGTGCTTGAGGAGGACCGCAGTGTGAAGGAAAAGGCGGCCCAGGAAGTGCAATCGAAGCTAACTGCGAGTGAAGCGGCACTGCAGACGGAAATCGCTGCACGACAGGAGCAAGAATCGCTGGCGCAAAAGCTGCAGCGCGATCTGCAATCGCTTGCAACAAGCGGTGAGAGTAGTGCGGCACTGCTGGCCGCAAAGCAGGAGGAACTGTCCAATCAGGCCATACAGCTGCAAGAGCTCGAGGCGGAGAAGGTCAAGGTGCAGCAGGAGCTGACCTCACTGCAGCAAAAGTTCGAACAATCGCGCACCGAGCATGAGCAGCTGATAGCGGAGGTGCATGCTCTTGCCGATGCGGAACGGAACACTATTGCCGAGCTGCGCAAGCAATTGCAAACTTCAGAACAGGAAAACCTTGCCAAAGACAAACAGCTGGAGGAGAGCGAGGTGCTCGTGAGTGCGCTCCAGAACGAGCTGAAGGAACTGAACGTCTCCAAGGTCAGCCTAAACCAGGAGCTGACGGCAATAAAGGCCAGCTTTGCGGACAAGGACGGTACGCTGGCGAACATCTTGCAAGAGAAGACAGATTTGGAGAAGCAGCTGGAAGAAAGTAAACAGGAGCTGGCATCGAAGGTGAAGCAGCTTGAGGAGGATCTGCGCAATCGTGCAGATACTTTGCGTAAAGAGCTCGAGATGAGTGCGTCAACTGCGCAACAGCAGCTGAGCGCAAAACAGGAAGAGGTAACGCAGCTGTCGCAGGCTAGAGAAGAGCTTCAGAAGCAACTCGAAGCTGCACAGCAGCAGATGAAGGATGTATCCGATAAGATGAAGCTGGCAGAAGACACGATTGCGACCCAAACGAACGAATCGCAATCCCTCAACCAGCAGCTCTCCTCTCTTCGCTCCGAGTTGAGTTCGAGGGATGAGCAGCTCGCCAAGCTCAACGCTTCTCTCACCGAAAGTGTGGCCCGCGAGGAAGCAGGTGGAAAGAAATTGGGCGAAGCGGTAGAGCAGTACGGCAAGCTTGAAATCGAACACGCCGACCTGCGTCGAAAGATGGACGCGCTGGAGCAAAAGTCCGCTCAGGTCCAACAGCAGAAGCTGGACCTCGAGCGGGAGCTCGATTTGCAACGCTCCAGCACGctcgactccaactccgagcTGGCAAAGCTCACGGACGAGCTGAAGGCGAAGCAGCGCGCACTGGACGAGCTGCGCGATAGTTACGATACGCTGAAAATTGAAACCGAACGGCGGGCGGATGAGAGTGCCCAGGCGCACGCAGCACTACAGGAGCAGGTGGAACGCGTGCGGCAAGAGATGCAGCAAATTTCCGACCAGAAGATCATCCAGGAGAACGAGCTCAACACGGAGCTGCGCAAGATTAAAGAGCTGGCCGAGCAGGAGCAGGACAATCTGGTGCGCACGATAGCGGAGTTGAAGGTGAGCTTCGAGCAGGAGCGACAACGCATTGACAGTGAGCATGTGGTCGAGCTGGCAAAGAGCGTGTCGGAGCGCGAGCAGCAAATGGCAGCTATGAAGAGTGAGCTTGAGGGCGCTCTCGGAGAGCTAAAGGCACAGCTCGAGGACACACGAACTGAGAGCAAAAAGCTACAAGAACTCAACGAAACTGCTGTTCGTGCTGCAAAGGAGCAGGAAGAGTCGCTTCAAAAGCAGCTACAGCAGAGCCGGGAAGAGTCCAGCACGCTGCAGCAACGGCTGGACGAGCTGCGGCAGTCGATGGAACAGGGCAGCCAGGACCTCACCGTACAGATCGACCAGAAAGCTCAGCGTATCGTTGAGCTCGAGCAGGAGCTGGACGAGCAGCGAACTCTGCAGCAGAAACGATCGGCCGAAGTGGCTGAGATGGTCGCAAAGCTCGAGGAAAACGGCAAATCGTATGCGGAAATGTTGCAACAGCTTCAAGAAAGCTACACCCAAATTGAAGCGCTGAAAAAGGCAAAATCGGAATCGGAGGAAGCTTGCCAGCAAGTGCAACAGCGGTTGCAAGACCTGAACAGCTCGTACAGCGAGATGGAAGAGGAGCAGGTCGATCTCGTGAGTCGCGAGGAGACATTGCGCAAGGAGCTGGCGCAGCTGCAAGAACAGATGCAGCAGGCTGCGGGCGAGCAGAAGGAACGGTATGATGCGGTTGTAAGCAAAAACGAGGAGCTGTTGAAACAGCTCGAGTCTACCTCTTCGGCCAAGGGAGCCACAGAAACTGAGCTTATTGCGCTCAAACAAGAGCTTGAGACCAAATCCACCTCTCTGGGTGAGCTGCACGCAAAGGTTGAGGAACTAAACGCTCAGTTGCAAACGAAGGCAACGCTGGAGCAACAGGTACAAAGTCTGGAGCAATCGGTTTCTGCCAAAGATGCGTCTATACTCGACCTTTCCGGCAAGGTGGAACACCTACAAAAGCAAATCACATCGAGCGATGCCAAAATTGttgaaaaagaggaagaacTTAAGCAGCTCCAGACAGCAAGTGCTACCAAGGAGACACAGCTAAAAGATCTACAGCAACAGCTAGAAGCGATGCAGAAAACTCTCACCGACAGCACAGAGCTCAGCAAACGCACCGCCGCAGAAACGAGCGAGCTGCTGGCAGCGCTGGAAAAGTCCCGCACCACCGTAAAAGAGCAGGAAGACCGACAgaaggagcagcagcggcgtaTCGCCGAACTGGAAACCAAGCTCGCCGCGCAAGCGACCCAGTTCGATAAGCTGCTCGATCGGAAGAAATCCGCCGAAACGGAGTACTCGCACCGTACGCACGACCTTTCCCAGAagctgctcgagctggagAGTGCCAAAAAGCAGGAGATCGACGAGCTGCAGCAACGGCTGGACGAGCTGATGCAGCGCGTCGAAACGCAGGTGTCCGAAGCGGCTCAAACCGTCAGCAGCAAGCGGGCGGTGGAGAAGCGCCAGCATGAGCTCGAGTGCGCCAAGAAGGATCTGGAGCTGCGCGAAACCGAACTGCAGCTGGCGAACCGTCGGCTCGAGAAGGACAACGAGCAGCTTCGCTCGCAGCTCGTCCTGAAGGAGAGTGAGCTGACGAAGCTGGCAAAGGCGGCCACTGCCGCAGCAACGGCAGCCGACAATTCTGGCAGCGTTCCGAACCGGGGGGTTAGCGTCACGAGCGAGTCTAAGGAAGACGATTCCGGAGCACAGATCGATTTCCTCAACTCGATCATCGTTGATATGCAGCGAAAGAATGAGAAGCTAACGCTGCGGATACAGGCGCTCGAGTCGACCAGTGCGGATAG TCACAACATGAGCTTTGATATTCAGAAACGTAAGCCGGCGCCGCGCGTGTTCTGTGACATCTGCGACGAGTTTGATCTGCACGAAACCGAGGACTGCCCGAAGCAGTGCTCCGACAGTCCGCCGGAATCGCTGAAGCATCCCTCGGACGGCAAGGAGCGCAAGGTGCCACCGCCAAGGAAGTACTGCGAAAGCTGCGAAG TGTTTGGTCATGAAATTGGCGAGTGTCCGGACGACGAGACGTACTAA